One segment of Plasmodium vivax chromosome 14, whole genome shotgun sequence DNA contains the following:
- a CDS encoding hypothetical protein, conserved (encoded by transcript PVX_101430A) has product MDEGTFDEKFAHSILLESLKEALKQMIDEFYVEKEIGLKIYKEACANVRKEILENSSQLSDVHISGQMKSYYCRNDVWTFFFKNSLFKIIKNKKAKNSSKENKNYHPLNLKVFKNFYDKREEFLKYSIDNNNVKIIKNFGKLYCQIVHKEEGENEADDAVLYYDGLIKVLCVEDAL; this is encoded by the exons ATGGACGAGGGAACATTCGACGAAAAGTTTGCCCATTCCATTTTGCTGGAGTCTCTGAAGGAAGCGCTTAAGCAGATGATCGATGAGTTCTACGTGGAAAAGGAGATCGGACTTAAAATCTACAAGGAGGCCTGCGCG AACGTAAGGAAagaaattttggaaaattcgTCCCAACTGTCGGATGTCCATATCAGTGGTCAGATGAAGAGCTACTACTGCAGGAATGACGTgtggacttttttttttaaaaactcgctttttaaaattatcaaaaataagaaagcaaaaaatagctcgaaggaaaataaaaattaccatccattaaatttaaaagtttttaaaaacttttacGACAAAAGAGAGGAATTTTTAAAGTACAGCATAGACAATAATAAcgtgaaaattataaaaaacttcGGAAAATTATACTGCCAGATTGTACATaaggaggagggagaaaatgAAGCGGACGACGCTGTTCTGTATTATGACGGGTTGATAAAGGTGCTCTGTGTGGAGGATGCACTTTAG